The Anabrus simplex isolate iqAnaSimp1 chromosome 1, ASM4041472v1, whole genome shotgun sequence genome window below encodes:
- the LOC136872450 gene encoding dynein regulatory complex protein 11 — translation MSHLTYDELWRETQIILEGVSEFDTFLGGEKPQQDKREAQCQVIELYYKYIDAINNLDQCYDQIAQPQKRPLVRKLLDATIGRMLELKHELVNLDLSEFSYNDEVLEKLNMTPMEAEVCVPSYYRREREEEVNKRKKTMDDILKKLGFYAEEVTRRPMTEVEALRLIQIHERARQGRLRSQFMKEIRMMKEKSKTEPPEGKVADGAFAAMLIQKMWRGYSTRRMMRRRKIEEMHLIGMLQPVYTVSEAHRRVEEVRLLRHEMQKEYQQQYEQVLVSEKQKIEHDRADNMAEDIAEEVRSWYSRYEKEMGKFPDLPSEESGGSALIFSRTGAESTTSKSTTASSGRSKKSSKKDKDKDSKIDEDGEDLGFKMQPSNFLSEILQGNAQYREVWRDRDDEGDLEQRADIDMIQEEKLREVETEVRRIVDQMLRKELESLQAALDRDRAKKGKKAKKSAKKVRGGRKSKKKKEKDLTPDRTLESLFEELVTNGIIRKYPQVRISSFRGERSFANDQLRKLGKDPLPSLGDIRQVILEYCILPLGNNMIHQMAPLVKSLLIAGPHGCGKDMLVHAICTEVGAVLFDLSPANIVGKYPGKSGLIMLVHLVNKVSRLLQPSVIYMDGAEKPFVKKVPKTDKTDPKRLKKDLPKIVKGISPEDQIMLIGLSQCPWDCEQKALAQTYGKFLLIPRPDYCNRSALWKELLFQFPGVNRQFDVGIMSKLSDGYTVGPILEVVKEVMTCKRVLQLRVLPLTHAELINALCKQNPVYREEEEAFLQWFSKTPIGRRKARAMEIEAELRAQAEPEEE, via the coding sequence ATGTCTCATCTCACATACGATGAACTATGGCGGGAAACTCAGATTATTCTAGAAGGTGTTTCTGAGTTTGACACATTTCTTGGTGGGGAGAAGCCTCAGCAGGATAAGAGGGAGGCTCAGTGTCAAGTAATTGAGTTGTACTACAAATATATTGATGCCATCAATAATCTAGATCAGTGTTATGATCAAATAGCACAGCCACAAAAGCGGCCTCTAGTTCGCAAGCTGCTGGATGCAACAATTGGTCGCATGCTTGAATTGAAACATGAGTTAGTTAACCTAGACTTATCAGAATTCAGCTATAATGATGAGGTTCTAGAAAAGCTTAACATGACTCCAATGGAAGCCGAGGTCTGTGTTCCTTCGTATTACAGGCGAGAAAGAGAAGAAGAGGTAAACAAGCGAAAGAAGACCATGGATGACATTTTGAAGAAATTGGGTTTCTATGCAGAGGAGGTGACAAGACGACCAATGACTGAAGTTGAAGCCCTTAGGTTGATTCAAATTCACGAACGGGCCCGTCAAGGACGATTACGATCTCAGTTCATGAAGGAAATTCGTATGATGAAGGAAAAGAGTAAAACAGAACCCCCAGAGGGAAAAGTTGCTGATGGAGCATTTGCGGCAATGCTGATTCAGAAAATGTGGCGTGGATACAGTACTCGTCGCATGATGAGGAGGCGTAAGATCGAGGAGATGCATCTGATAGGAATGTTACAACCTGTTTACACTGTCAGTGAAGCTCACCGCCGAGTTGAGGAGGTCAGGCTGCTCCGACATGAAATGCAGAAAGAATATCAGCAGCAATATGAGCAGGTTTTGGTCTCAGAAAAACAGAAGATAGAACACGACCGTGCCGACAATATGGCAGAAGACATAGCAGAAGAGGTTCGCAGTTGGTATTCTCGCTACGAAAAGGAAATGGGTAAATTTCCAGATCTTCCGTCTGAAGAATCTGGAGGGTCTGCACTCATTTTCTCACGTACTGGAGCAGAAAGCACAACCAGCAAATCTACAACTGCATCGTCAGGGCGAAGTAAGAAGAGCAGTAAAAAAGATAAGGACAAAGACAGTAAGATAGATGAAGATGGGGAGGATCTTGGATTCAAAATGCAGCCTTCCAATTTCTTGTCAGAAATACTACAGGGGAATGCTCAGTATCGTGAAGTGTGGCGGGATCGAGACGACGAGGGAGATCTGGAGCAGCGGGCAGATATTGATATGATTCAGGAGGAGAAACTGCGCGAGGTGGAGACGGAAGTACGTCGCATCGTGGACCAAATGTTACGCAAAGAACTGGAGTCACTGCAAGCAGCTTTGGACCGTGACAGAGCCAAAAAGGGCAAGAAAGCAAAGAAGAGTGCTAAGAAGGTACGGGGAGGTagaaagagtaagaagaagaaagagaaagatTTAACTCCAGACCGCACCCTAGAATCCCTATTTGAGGAGCTAGTCACGAATGGTATCATCCGTAAATATCCTCAAGTGAGGATATCGTCTTTCAGAGGAGAGCGTTCCTTTGCAAATGATCAACTTCGCAAACTAGGCAAAGATCCCCTTCCATCGCTTGGTGATATCCGTCAGGTTATATTGGAATATTGTATTCTACCTCTTGGTAACAACATGATTCACCAGATGGCACCATTGGTTAAGTCTCTACTCATTGCAGGTCCTCACGGATGTGGTAAAGACATGTTGGTGCATGCCATATGCACCGAAGTGGGTGCAGTCTTGTTTGATTTGTCCCCTGCCAACATCGTCGGCAAGTACCCTGGCAAGTCGGGACTTATCATGCTGGTTCACTTGGTGAACAAAGTGTCAAGGTTGTTGCAGCCGTCTGTCATCTACATGGATGGTGCAGAAAAACCATTTGTCAAGAAGGTGCCTAAAACTGACAAGACTGATCCAAAGAGATTAAAAAAGGACTTACCAAAGATCGTAAAAGGAATCTCTCCTGAAGATCAAATCATGCTTATAGGTTTGTCTCAATGCCCTTGGGATTGCGAGCAGAAAGCTCTGGCTCAGACGTATGGCAAATTCCTTCTCATTCCTCGACCAGATTACTGCAACCGCTCGGCTTTGTGGAAGGAACTCCTTTTCCAGTTCCCAGGAGTGAATCGCCAGTTTGATGTTGGCATCATGAGTAAGCTATCAGATGGTTACACGGTGGGTCCCATCCTGGAGGTTGTGAAAGAGGTGATGACATGCAAGAGGGTCCTTCAACTGCGTGTTCTACCCCTGACCCACGCAGAGCTTATCAACGCCCTCTGCAAACAAAACCCAGTCTACCGCGAAGAAGAGGAAGCCTTCTTGCAGTGGTTCTCCAAGACACCAATTGGGCGGCGCAAAGCTCGGGCGATGGAGATAGAAGCTGAGTTACGAGCCCAGGCCGAACCGGAAGAAGAATAA